Proteins co-encoded in one Thermoproteota archaeon genomic window:
- a CDS encoding nucleotidyltransferase domain-containing protein, translated as MTNPVRTVSLEDLREVIERIGRKLSGLVKEAYVVGSLVEGCAIPGESDVDIVIVPLEKVDYFSLLDEEIRNLLDAGLPPDIIVVNESSELLSEARRRGIKIA; from the coding sequence ATGACTAACCCGGTGAGGACTGTCTCCTTGGAAGATTTGAGGGAGGTAATCGAGAGGATAGGGAGGAAACTATCGGGCTTAGTAAAGGAGGCATACGTGGTGGGCTCGCTCGTGGAGGGCTGCGCCATTCCCGGGGAGAGCGACGTGGATATAGTGATAGTTCCATTGGAGAAGGTAGATTATTTCTCCCTGCTAGATGAGGAGATCAGAAATCTGCTGGATGCCGGCCTCCCTCCCGATATAATCGTCGTGAATGAGTCCTCGGAGCTACTCTCTGAAGCGAGGCGGAGAGGAATCAAGATAGCCTAA